From the genome of Argentina anserina chromosome 4, drPotAnse1.1, whole genome shotgun sequence, one region includes:
- the LOC126791248 gene encoding uncharacterized protein LOC126791248: MSRCFPFPPPGYEKKARADDVNVLKKEKQREKKHKKDKKDKEKREREKSEKDRSDGKHREKKDKKEKNREKKKDKEKDTEKVKDKPGISDGTRMPEISENHVAERLIHKDDRDKRDASQVGGSHAEKLGQNSHLPVENRNSVSVEVARKTKDEARGIKNQFVEKISGPDLPVEKRNSVSVELARKTKDEARRIKNQLGEKITGSDLLLENRNSVSVELARKTTEEVRGIKNQLAEKITGSDHKKDEGMVRFVAKGTGIVAEVKETSKDKRVDIRKPDVHEVRVAPRVSESAMAQNPGRLVQNPSGTVQPKVQGIPKPSESNVERKIDGKEKKKEKEGEDKRGEKRKDKDREKKTQGKDKERDKEKKEEKAKKKNASKTEEPDKEKKKEDKTNEKNGSKHSEPDKSRETNKDASSDSQYRKPSHLPKDSYKTADAEGSHKKRKDLKTNGVLHVNELRPNKLLRPSSSHPLIENGRTLEPCQTSIPYVSDKLGGSSSVKVESKEHKKNGIIEAKPSSVSPAKSTSAAAQVDAFAESSLRSPHPDIKYLSEVYMVPKQNELFDDDQDWLFGCRDAKSKRSKVESVPDEETAQVWSEALRIESADVCALPYVIPY; encoded by the exons GAGAAGCAGAGAGAAAAGAAGCATAAAAAGGATAAGAAggacaaagaaaaaagagaaagagagaaaagtgagAAAGACAGAAGTGATGGAAAACATCGGGAAAAGAAAGACAAGAAGGAAAAGaacagagagaaaaagaaggataaGGAGAAAGACACAGAAAAAGTTAAAGATAAACCTGGTATTTCAGATGGAACTAGAATGCCAGAGATATCTGAGAATCATGTTGCAGAGAGACTCATTCATAAAGATGATAGAGACAAGAGAGATGCCAGCCAAGTTGGAGGATCCCATGCAGAAAAACTTGGCCAGAACAGTCACCTGCCTGTGGAGAACAGGAATTCTGTATCGGTGGAGGTGGCTAGGAAGACTAAGGATGAGGCCAGAGGAATTAAGAACCAGTTCGTTGAGAAGATTTCTGGTCCAGACCTACCTGTGGAGAAAAGGAACTCTGTATCAGTGGAGCTGGCTAGGAAGACTAAGGATGAAGCCAGAAGAATTAAGAACCAGTTGGGTGAGAAGATTACTGGTTCAGACCTACTTTTGGAGAACAGGAACTCTGTATCAGTGGAGCTGGCAAGGAAGACTACGGAAGAGGTCAGAGGGATTAAGAACCAGTTGGCTGAGAAGATTACTGGTTCAGACCACAAAAAGGATGAGGGGATGGTCAGATTTGTGGCCAAGGGAACTGGCATTGTGGCTGAAGTTAAGGAAACTAGCAAGGACAAGAGAGTCGATATCCGAAAGCCTGATGTGCATGAAGTCAGAGTTGCACCACGGGTTAGTGAAAGTGCAATGGCGCAGAACCCTGGCAGACTGGTTCAGAACCCTAGCGGAACGGTTCAACCCAAAGTTCAGGGAATTCCCAAACCATCGGAGAGCAATGTTGAAAGAAAGATTgatggaaaagaaaagaagaaagaaaaggaaggTGAAGACAAACGGGGGGAAAAGCGCAAGGATAAAGATAGAGAGAAGAAAACCCAGGGGAAAGATAAGGAAAGAGATAAagagaagaaggaggagaaagcaaagaagaaaaatgcgTCGAAGACTGAAGAGCCAgataaagagaagaaaaaggaagacaaaacaaatgagaaaaatGGTTCTAAGCATTCAGAACCAGACAAATCTAGAGAGACCAATAAAGATGCTTCTAGTGATTCCCAGTACCGCAAACCCTCCCATCTTCCAAAGGACAGCTACAAAACTGCTGATGCTGAGGGAAGCCATAAGAAGCGGAAGGACTTGAAGACAAATGGAGTTTTACACG TTAATGAACTTAGGCCCAATAAACTGCTGAGACCTTCATCCTCTCATCCATTGATAGAAAATGGAAGGACCCTGGAACCTTGCCAAACATCCATTCCATATGTTTCAGATAAGCTGGGAGGATCCAGTAGTGTTAAAGTGGAGAGCAAGGAACATAAGAAGAATGGCATCATTGAAGCTAAACCATCATCTGTCTCCCCTGCAAAATCTACTTCTGCCGCTGCACAAGTTGATGCATTTGCAGAATCATCTTTGAGATCACCTCATCCAGATATCAAGTATCTAAGTGAGGTTTATATGGTTCCAAAACAGAACGAATTGTTTGATGATGATCAAGACTGGTTGTTTGGTTGCAGAGATGCCAAATCAAAGAGATCTAAGGTGGAATCTGTACCGGATGAGGAGACGGCACAAGTTTGGTCAGAAGCTCTGCGGATAGAGTCAGCTGATGTTTGTGCTTTGCCGTATGTCATTCCATATTGA
- the LOC126791915 gene encoding protein ECERIFERUM 26-like, with translation MVLAKEDNLVYGFRLSSVGSGKITLPDTVHEPSGIDLAMKLHYLRGVYFFSSETAAAAGLSTVVLKESIFQWLVAHWRVLGRFRRSESSGRPYIKCNDCGARFIEAQSDKTLEEWLAMDWSLHKLLVSNQIIGPELFFSPPVLFQLTRLKCGGVSIGLSWSHVMGDAIAASEYFFNGLSRTMSGKEPSSIPYSETPKPNIQNLKQPSPLALKKVDSVGDHWITPNYHKMETFSFIITPTQLNSLEVKLLCQDTNPAEEIPTFELICGVIWQCVAKVRQGSSEPKLVTICRKGTKRAAAVWGNNQIISTVEAVDVANMDPKSLAAMLANLDVSYEQTHIGEVVESDNGASDYIVYGANLTFVNWEDADFYGFEPRGHKPVCVSYTIQGVGDAGAVLVLPRPNGEGRLVNIILPEKEVLGLKAELRKNDLILEIN, from the exons ATGGTTTTAGCCAAGGAAGATAACTTGGTCTATGGCTTCAGGCTTTCCTCGGTTGGGTCAGGGAAGATTACCCTGCCAGATACTGTTCATGAGCCAAGTGGCATAGACTTGGCTATGAAGCTTCACTACCTTAGAGGAGTCTACTTCTTCAGTAGTGAGACAGCGGCAGCGGCAGGGCTAAGCACAGTGGTGTTAAAGGAATCTATATTTCAGTGGTTGGTCGCACACTGGCGGGTGTTGGGCAGGTTCCGGAGGTCAGAGTCCTCTGGCCGGCCCTATATTAAGTGTAACGACTGCGGGGCGAGGTTCATTGAGGCTCAGTCTGATAAGACCCTTGAAGAATGGCTAGCGATGGACTGGTCTCTCCACAAGCTACTTGTTTCTAACCAAATCATTGGCCCTGAGCTGTTCTTCTCTCCTCCTGTTCTCTTCCAG TTGACCCGCCTTAAGTGTGGAGGAGTGTCCATAGGACTTAGCTGGTCCCATGTTATGGGAGATGCCATTGCTGCTTCAGAGTATTTCTTCAATGGCTTGAGTCGAACCATGTCCGGTAAGGAGCCTTCTTCAATACCTTACTCGGAAACACCAAAACCAAATATTCAGAATCTAAAGCAACCTTCACCGCTAGCCCTAAAGAAAGTAGATTCAGTTGGTGACCACTGGATCACACCCAACTATCACAAAATGGAGACCTTCTCGTTCATCATCACTCCCACCCAGCTAAACAGCTTGGAGGTCAAGTTACTGTGTCAGGATACAAACCCGGCTGAAGAAATCCCCACTTTCGAGCTCATTTGTGGTGTAATTTGGCAATGTGTGGCCAAAGTGAGACAAGGGTCGTCGGAGCCGAAATTAGTCACAATCTGCAGAAAAGGGACTAAACGTGCAGCTGCGGTATGGGGTAACAATCAGATAATAAGCACAGTCGAGGCTGTAGATGTTGCCAATATGGATCCAAAGAGTTTAGCAGCAATGCTGGCTAATCTTGACGTGAGTTACGAGCAAACACACATTGGAGAAGTGGTGGAGAGCGATAATGGAGCGTCGGATTATATTGTGTACGGAGCGAACTTGACATTTGTGAACTGGGAAGATGCAGACTTCTATGGATTTGAACCTCGTGGACATAAGCCAGTTTGTGTGAGTTACACCATACAAGGTGTTGGTGATGCAGGAGCTGTTTTGGTTCTGCCAAGACCAAATGGTGAAGGAAGACTGGTGAATATTATTCTGCCTGAGAAAGAAGTTTTGGGGTTGAAAGCTGAGTTGAGGAAGAATGATCTTATTCTTGAGATTAATTAG